CACCCTGATGGAGCCCACCGCGGGCACGGTCGAGGTGGACGGGATGGACCTCGCCCGCAACCGAGGCGCCGTCCGCGCGATGACGGGCTACCTCCCGCAGGACTTCCGTTTCTTCCCGAAGATCCGCACGTGGGAGTTCCTCGACTACATCGCCGCCCTCGCCGGGTTGCGCGACGGGCGGAAGCGGCGCGAGGCCGTCGACGGGATGCTCCACCAGGTGGGGCTCTGGGAGGCGCGCGACCGTTTCGCCTCGAAGCTCTCCGGCGGGATGAAGCGGCGCCTCGGCATCGCCCAGGCCCTGATCGGCGAGCCGCGAATCGTCGTCGTCGACGAGCCGACGACCGGGCTCGATCCCGAGGAGCGCATCCGGTTCCGCAACCTTCTCTCCGGGCTGAGCGGCAAGGATATCGTCATCGTCCTCTCGACGCACATCGTCGGCGACATCTCGAGCACCTGCCGCGACATGGCTCTCCTCGACAGGGGGCGCGTCGTCTACAACGGCCCCCCCGACGGACTCGTCGAGAAGGCGAAGGGGCACGCCTGGCGCGTGACGGCCATCGACAGCGAGCTCGAGGCGCTCAAGGAGCGCTACCCGGTGATCTCGACCGTCCCGGCCGCGGGGGGCTGGGAGGTCGACATCGTCGCGGAGAATCCTCCCGAGGGGGCGCCCGCCGAGCCGGTCGATCCGGACCTCGAGCACGCGTACGTCTATTTCATGGAATTCCTGACGCCGCAGTGAGCCGGGCCGGCTCCGGGGCGGGAACGAAAACGGGAGGCTTCACGTGTATACCCTCCTCACCGTGGCGAAGGCCGAGATCAGGCTTCTCCTCAGGAGCTGGTTCTTCCGGATCCTCTCCCTCGCCGCCCTCGCGATCCTGGCCTTCATGAGCCTCGGGCTCTTCACCGGGTTCTGGGGGCAGCCGTGGGTCTTCCGCGGTCTCGGCACCACGATCCCCCTCATCAATATCCTCTACCTCAACGTGGTGCAGGCGATCGTGGCGGTCTTCCTCTCGGCCGACTTCCTGAAACGCGACCGCAAGCTCGACACCACCGAGGTCGTCTACATGCGGTCGATGCCGAACGTCACCTACGTCGCCGGCAAGACCCTCGGGATCCTCGTGGTCTTCGCCCTGCTCGATCTCGTCGTCCTCGTCATGTCGGCCGTCTTCAACATCGCCTTCTCCGGCGGGCCCTTCGTGGCCTCCGCGTACATCGTCTACCCGCTCCTCGTGGCCCTTCCGACGATCGTCTTCACGCTGGGCTTCTCCTTTCTCCTCATGACGGTCGTCCGGAACCAGCCGGTCACATTCGTTCTCCTGCTCGGCGTGATCGGGATCTCCCTCTTCTGGCTCGGTCCCAAGCAGCACGGCCTCTTCGACCTGCTCGGCTTGCACCTGCCCCTCGTCAGGTCGGGGATCGCCGGCTTCGCCGATCCCTTCGGACTCGTCCTGCAGCGGGGCGTCTTCCTGCTGCTCGGCCTCGCCGGGATCGCGGCCACCTCCCTCAGGCTCCGCCGGCTCTCCCAGTCGCGCGCGGCGACGGTCGCATCGGGCGTCCTCGCGCTTTTCTTCCTCGCCGCGGCGGTCGCCGCCGCCGGGATGCACGACGCGCGGTTCCGCCGGGCCGCCGCGGCCCGCGAGGCGATGCGCGCCTTGACGGCGGAGCTCGCCGGCGAACCCGCGCCCGCAGTCGAGCGGTGCGATCTCTCCCTCGTCCACGAGGGGAACCGGATCGACTGCGAGGCGGCGATCCTGCTCGCCAACGACGGCGACCGGCCGATCGAGCGCTATCTCTTCACGCTCAACCCGGGGCTCGAGGTGCGCGGGGTCGAACGGGGCGGCCGCGAGGCGGCCTTCACGCGCGACCGTCACGTCCTCTCGGTGACGCCGCCGGCGGCCCTGCCGCCAGGCGCGCGCGACTCCCTCGTCGTCCAATACGGGGGCGCGATCGACGACGGCGCCTGCTATCTCGACACGGGCGAGGAGGGGCGGGAGCCCTGGTTCCGGATCGCGATGTTCGTCATCGGCGAGCGCCACGCCTGGGTGACCCCCTCCTGGGTGCTGTTGACCCCCGAGGCGGGGTGGTATCCGCGCGCGGGGATGCCGTACGATCCGGCGCGGCCCGAGACGAGGATGGCCGGCTTCGCCCGCTACCGCCTCGACGTGACGACGAGGCCCGAACTCCTTTCCGTCTCGCAGGGCGCGAGGGAAAAGCGCGGGGAGGGGCGCTGGCTCTTCGAGCCGGAACGTCCGCTCGACGGCCTCACCCTCGCGATCGGCCGGTTCGAGGAGCGGGCGATCGAGGTCGATTCCCTCCGGTACGCCCTCTGCATCCGGGAGGGGAACGACTGGTTCGACGAGTACATGGACGCCGTCGGCGACACCCTGCCCGAGCTCGTCCGGGAGGTCCGGGCCGATTACGAGCGGCTCCTCGGCCTCTCCTATCCCGACCGGCGGTACACGATCGTCGAGGTCCCCGTCACCTTCGTCGCCCGCGAGCGGCTCTGGTCGATGCAGCGCGAGACGATCCAGCCGGAGATCGTTTTGTTGCCCGAGCGGGGCCTCCTCGTGCAGGAGGCGGATTTCAACATGTTCAAGCGGCAGATGGGCCGCAGGCGCCGCGGACCGGCCGAGGAGCTGACCCCCGCCGAGGAGCAGAGCCGGCAGTTCACGCGGTTCGCCGGGCGGGTGCTCGCCGGGGAGCTGAGCGAGCGGGGCTTCATGAACGATCTGTACCAGAACAACCGCATCTTCAACGCCTTCCCGATGTACTACACGCACGTCACACACGTCGGCTCCGGGCGGTGGCCCGTTCTCGACGTGGCGCTCGAATCGTGGATCGCCGGGCGGATCGAGGGGGAGGCGAGCCCGTTCACGAGCTTCTTCGGCGGGTTGAGCAGCGAGGAGGAGACCAACCTCGAACTCGCGAAGACGAGCCTCGCTGATCTCGTGGCCGATCCGGAAAAGCGCGCGGCAGCCCCGGACGCCCTTCGGGCGAAGGGGCGCCAGCTCTTTCTCCTTCTCCAGCGGCACGCCGGCGAGGAGGCCTTCGCCGCCCTCGTCGACGAAGCGATCGAGGCGGGGCGGTTCGGCGGCATCGATGCCGACCTGCTGTCCGACGAGATGGAAGGCCGCTTCGGCATCGATCTCGCCGCGACGATCGATCGGTGGTACGGGGGGCGCGACCTCCCCGGCTTCATCCTCGCGGGCGTCCGCTCCTATACCGTCGTCGACGAGAACGACCGGACGCGCTACGAGGTGCGTTTCGTCGTCGGCAACGACGAGCCGGCGGACGGCGCGGTCGTCGTGACCTTCACCGCGCGCGGACGGGGGCGGGGCTTCTTCGGCCCGCCGGGAGGCGGCGACGAGGAGAGTGTCGAACGGACGATCTTCCTCGAGGGGGGACAGGCCCGGGAGGTGGGGTTCGTCCTCGATTTCCAGCCGCGGCGGATGACCGTCAACACCCTCGTCTCGAAGAATCTTCCCGCGGCGATGATCCGCAACTTCGACGATTTCGAGGAGGGATCGGGCGGGATCTTCGACGGCGAGCGTGTCCTCGACGCCATGCCGGCGCTCGCCGAGCCCGGCGAGATCGTCGTCGACGACCTCGATCCGGGATTCTCGATCACCGGCGAGCGGAGCGCCGGGCTGCTCCGGCGGCTTTTGCGCCGCGGGCGCGGCGAGGAGGAGAACGAGTACGAAGGGATCGGCTTCGGCGCGCCGGAGGTCTGGAAGAAGGGGATCAACACCACCTTCTACGGCAGGCACGTCCTCTCCGCCCATTTCGTCCGGGCGGGGGACGGGAGCAACCGCGCCTCCTGGACGGGGACGATCGAGAAGAGCGGCGTCCACGGCGTCTGGGCCTGGGTCGGCTCGGTGGAGTCGCCCTTCGGCAGGGGCCGCCGCGCCAACCGGACCCAGGCGGGGAGCTACAGCTATCTCGTGCACCACGACGACGGCATCGACGAGGTGTCCCTCGACGCGCAGAAGGCCGAGGAGGGCTGGAATTTCCTCGGCTCCTGGTACCTCTCGGCCGGCGAGGCCCGCGTCGAGCTGACCGACGAGACGGACGGCGGGCGCGTCTTCGCCGACGCCGTGAAATGGGTGAGGCAGTGACGCCCGGCGCCCGCGTCGCCCGGCGGACACGAGACGGATGCGAGGAGACATGAGACCGAACAGGCACACGATACGCCGCCGGCGGCGAGCCGCCGCGCTTCTTGCGATCGCGATCGCCGTCGCCGCCGCGCCGGGGGCGCGAGGGGCGGAGCAAATCGACCTCGCGCGGGCGCTCGAGATCGCCATGTCGAACAGTCCGACGATCAGGAGGCAGCAGAACGCCCTCGAGCGGAGCCAGGAGAATCTCAACCGGCAGCGTGCGCGCCTGCGCACGAGCTTCTCGCTCTCGGTGACGCCGATCGACTACAGCGAGCGGACGAACTTCAACGAGCTCTTCTCGACCTTCTACGATACGCGGACGACAACGTCGTCGGGGACCTTCACGATCAGCCAGCCGATCAAGCTCACCGACGGCACCCTCTACCTCGCCGACAACCTCAGCTACCGCGATTCCTACAGCGGATTCACCGACGAGACGGACATCTCGTACAGCAACAGCCTCAGCCTCAACTACCGCCAGCCCCTCTTCACCTACAACGCGACGAGGATGGATACGAGGCGGCTCGAGCTCGCCCTCGAGAACACCGAGCTCTCCTACGCGATCGCGGTGCTCCAGCTCGAGTCGAACGTGATGAACGATTTCTACGGGGTCTACAAGGCGGGCGAGGAGCTGGCGATCCAGGAGGAGCAGCTTGCCGCCAAGGAGGAGAGCTACGGGATCGCCCGGCAGAAGGCGGACGCGGGCCTGATGGCCCTCGAGGCCCTCTACCAGGAGGAGGTGGGGCTCGCCCAGACCCGCTCGAGCATCGAGACGAGCCGGGTCACCTATCAGTCGCGCCTCGACGGCTTCAAGAGGCTGATCGGCCTCCCCATCGACGAGGAGATCGAGATCGCCGCCGATATCGGGTACGAGCCGGTCTCCGTCGATTACGAGCAGGCCCTCTCGTACGGGCTCTCCCATCGCATGGAGCTGCGCCAGCGGGCGATCGCCCTCCAAAGCGCGATGGACGACGTCGTCCAGGCGGGCGCGGACAACGAGTTCGAGGGCGCGCTCGAGCTCTCCTACGGCACCTTCGGAACGAGCGGCAAGCTGGCCGACGTCTACGACGAGCCGGAGAAAGACCGGGGCTTCGCGATCACCTTCGAGATCCCGATCTGGGACTGGGGGGCGAAGAAATCGGGGATCCGCGCCGCGGAGACGAGCCTGCGCGACGCCGAGATCGATCTCGAGGAGCTCAAGACGGACATCGTCATCGACATCCGCTCCGCCTGGCGCAACGTCGAGGCGGCGGCCCGCCAGATCGAGCTGAAGAAGATCGAGGTGCGCAACGCCCGGTTCACCTACGATATCGCCCTCGAGAACTACCGGAACGGCGACATATCGAGCTATGACCTCAGCCAGCAGCAGACGCAGTTCACGCAGGCGCGTCTCGACGAGACGCAGGCGCTCATCGACTACCGCCTCGCCCTGCTCGAGATGAAGATCACGTCCCTTTGGGATTTCGAGAAGGAACGCCCCGCCGTCGACGCGCGGGCGCTGCGTTGAATCTCCGCGAAGAGAGGATGAGATGACCCACAAAACCAGGACGTTGCACGTGGCGGGGCTTCTCGCGGTCGCCGCGGCCCTTTTTCTCGCCTCCTGCGGCGGATCGGGGGATGAGGAGGCGACCGAGATCGCCGTATCCGTTTCCGTCGAGGAGATACGCCCCGGCTCGATAGAGACCTTCATCGAGGCGACCGGGACGGCGGCCGCGATCGGCGAGGCGCAGCTCCTCTCCGAGAAGGCGGGCAACTACCGGCTGCTGAAGAACCCGGTTACCGGCCGGGCATGGGCGCCGGGGGACCGCGTGGAGGCGGGGGCGGCCCTCGTCCGGCTCGAGAATCCCGAGGAGGAGAACTCGATCGCGATCGACGCGAGGAAACTCGCGTTCGAGAACGCCGAGCGCGAGCTCGAGAAGCAGCGCTCCCTCTACGAGAAGGGGGGCGTGACCCTCACCGAGCTCAACCAGGCGGAGGAGAACTGGCTCAACGCGAAGTACGCGTACGGGAACGCGCGGATCAATCTCGCCAAGCTCACCGTCACCTCGCCGATCGCCGGCGTGCTCACCTCCCTTCCGTACCGCACGCCCGGCGTGCGGGTCGACGCGGGGACGGAGATCGCGTCGGTCATGGACTTCCGGCGGCTCGTCCTCGATGTCGCCCTGCCCGGGAAGGACCTGGATCGCGTGAAACGCGGGCTCGACGTTCGCGTGACGAGCTACGCCGTATCGGGGGACACGCTCGCCGGCACGGTCGAACGGGTGGGGCCGGCGATCGATCCGGCGACGAGGACCTTTGCCACGTCGATCGTCGTCGAGAACCCCGATCTCCGCTTCCGCCCGGGGATGTTCGTCCGGGCCGAGGTCGTCACGGCCCGCCGGGACAGCACGATCGTCATTCCGAAAAACATCATCCTCTCCCAGCGGGAAGGCAAGGTCGTCTACATCGTCGAGAAGGGGGCGGCGCGGAGACGCCGCCTCACGACGGGCCTCGAGAATCCCACCCACGTCGAGGTCGTCGACGGGCTCGCCGAGAACGAGCGGGTCGTCGTCAAGGGATTCGAGACGCTCCGCAACGGCGCCAAGGTGAAGATCGTCCGGTAACCGGCCGGCGAGGGAAAGAACCCTGATGAAAAGCATCGCGACATTCTCCGTGCGGCACCCGGTGGCGGTCGTCATGATCGCCCTCGGCATCCTTTTGCTCGGCTACATCTCCTTCACCCGTCTCGGGATCGACCTCTTTCCCGCCCTCGATTCCCCGCGGCTCTTCGTCGAGCTCGAGACGGCCGAGATGCCGCCGGGGGAGGTCGAGGAGCGCTTCGTCGAGGGGCTCGAGGCGGCGGCCTCCCAGCAGGCCGACGTCGTCCGGGTCACCTCGGTCACCCGCGTCGGCGCCTCGCGCGTCACCGTCGAGTACTCGTGGAGCGCCGACATGGACGAGGCGTTCCTCAACCTCCAGAAGGCGGTCACGCAGGTGTCGCGCATGGAGGACGTCGAGGAGCTCGTCATCACCCAGCACGATCCGAACGCCGAGCCGGTCGTCACCCTCGCCCTGCTGCACCCCGAGATCGACGACATGGACGTCCTTCGCCGCGCGGCCGAGTCGCACGTGCGCAGCGAGCTCGTCCGCATCGAGGGGATCGCCGAGGTGGAGATCTCCGGCGACGAGGAGAGGGAGGTCGTCGTCGAGACCGATCCCTACCTCCTCGAGGCGTACGGACTGACGACGTCGGCGATCGCGAGCCGCATCGAGGCGATGAACGCCGACGCGACGGGGGGCTCGATCGTCGAGCTGGGGCGCGAGTACGTGATCAGGGGCATGGGGACCTTCGAATCGATCGAGGACATCGAAAACGCCGTCGTGACCTACGTTTCGCCGGAGGCGGCCGCGGGAGGCGGCGCCCCGGCGGGGAATGCCGCGGCGGGGTCGACAGGCCGGGTGCCCGTCTACCTCGAGGACGTCGCACGGGTGAGTTTGCGCAACCGCGACCCGGAGAGCATCGTCCGCGTCGACGGCAGGCGCTGCGTGGGGCTCGACGTCTACAAGGAGACGCGGTTCAACACGGTGCAGGCGGCGCGGGCCGTGATCGGGGAGCTCGACGGCCTCCGCGCGGGCCTCCCCGGCTACGAGCTCGTCGTCGTCCGCGACCAGGGGGCCTACATCACGGGGGCGATCGACGAGGTCAAGCAGGCCCTCCTCTTCGGGATCCTTCTCGCCGTGGCCGTCCTCTACGTCTTCCTCCGCCGCATCGGCACCACGGCGATCGTCTGCGTGGCGATACCGATATCGATCGTGGCCACCTTCAATCTCATGTACTTCACGGGCCTCACCCTCAACATCATGACGCTCGGCGGTCTCGCCCTCGGGGCGGGCATGCTCGTGGACAACGCGATCGTCGTCGTCGAGAACATCCTGCGCCGGCGGGAGGAAGGGAAGGGGGCCGGCGAGGCGGCGATCGAGGGGACGAGCCAGGTGGCCGGGGCCATCACCGCCTCGACGATCACGACGATCGTCGTCTTCCTGCCGATCGTCTACCTGCACGGCGCGGCAGGCGCCCTCTTCCGCGAGCAGGCGTGGACGGTCGCCTTCGCCCTCGTCTCCTCCCTCGTCGTGGCGGTCCTCATCATCCCGATGCTCGCCGGCCGTTTTCTCCGGGGCGGCCCGGCGGCGGCGCCGCGATCGATCCGCTTCGGCGGCTACGGGCGCCTGCTCGGCGCGCTCCTCGACAGGCGCCGTCTCGTCATCGGCCTCGCGGCGCTCCTCGTGGCCGGCGCGGCGGCGCTGCTGCCTTTCGTCGGGAGCGAGTTCATCCCCGGCTCCGGGACGGGCGAGTACACCCTCGAGCTCACGCTTCCCGAGGGAACGACCCTCGCGCGGACGGCCGCGGCGGTCGAGACGGTCGAGGAAATGATCCGCGAGCGGTTCGGCGACGAGGTGACCTCGATCTACAGCCGGGTCGGTCCCGGAACGGGGATGATCCGCACCGAGACGTCGGTCTTCGAGGACGAGAACACCGCGGTGATCCGGATCGTTACGGCCGCCGGCGGCGAGGCGGCGAGCGGGATGACCGCGGCGATCGACGCGATGATCGGGGACATCCCCGAGGTGGATGGGCGGTTCGTCCAGGACCGCTCGGCCCTCCAGACGACGCTCGGCACGGAGTCCTCGCCCGTCGTCGTCGAGGTGCGGGGGCCCGATCTCGACGTTCTCGCCGATCTCGCCCGGTCGATCAAGGAGATCCTCGCGGCGATCCCCGGGCTCGCCAATGTCGCGACGAGCTTCGAGGAAGGGCGGCCCGAGGTGCGCGTGGCCGTCGACCGCCGCCGCGCGGGGCACTTCGACGTCGACGTGGGCTCGATCGCCTCGCAGCTGCGCAACCGCCTCGACGGCACCGACGCCGGCGAGTGGGAGAGCGGGGGCGAGGAGACGCCCATCGTCCTCCGCCAGCCCGACGTGGGGATCGACGGTCTCGGCGACATCGTCCTCGAGGGGGCGGGCGGCGGGGAGGTGCGCCTCGTCGAGGTCGCCGACATCGGTCTCGGGCAGGCGCCGCGCGAGATACGCAGGCGCGACCAGGAGCGCGTCGGGCGGGTCACGGCCGACCGGTCCGACGACCGCGCCTTCGACCGTCTCGTGGCGGGGGTGCGCGAGCGCATCGCCGCGGACGTCGACCTGCCGCCGGGATACCGCCTCGAGATCACCGGCGAGGAGCTGCTGCGGCAGGAGAGCTTCCGGTCGCTCCGCTTCGCCCTCGTCCTCTCGGTCGTCCTCGTCTACATGGTCCTCGCAGCCCAGTTCGAATCGCTCCGCCACCCCTTCACGATCCTGCTGACGATCCCGCTCGCCGGCGTCGGGGCCGTCTTCGCCTTCCTCCTCCTCGGGCGGACGCTGGACGTGATGGCCTACATCGGGATCATCATGCTCGCGGGGATCGCCGTGAACGACTCGATCATCCTCGTCGACGCGATCGGCGGACTCCGGCGCGGCGGGATGTCGATACGGGACGCGATCGTCGAGGCGGGGGTCCGGCGGATCAGGCCGATCGTCATGACGAGCGTGACGACGATCCTCGCCCTCCTCCCCCTCACGCTGGGATTCGGGGAGGGCGCCTCGCTGCGCGCCCCGATGGCGGTGGCAGTCATCGGGGGGCTCGTCACCTCGACCCTCCTGACCCTCGCCGTGATCCCCTGCGTCTACCACGTCATCGACGGCCTCGGAAGGGGTGAATAGACCGGCCGCGCCCGCGGCGCGCCGCCAGCCGATGAGCATCATCGAGGGCGCCATCCGGCGCAGGACACTCGTCGCCATGATCTTCACCGGGGCGGTTCTCCTCGGCGTCGTCTCGTGGCGGCAGCTCCCCGTCGAACTCATCCCGAGCATGGAACTGCCGATGCTCGTCGTGAGCGTCTCGAGCCGCGCCTCCGCCGACCCCGAGACGATCGAGCGCCAGGCCGTGCTCGCCGTCGAGGGGGCGATCGGCACCCTCGAGGGGATCGAGAGCATCGAGACGCGCATCCGGCAGCGGAGCGCCGGGATCATGATCTCCTACCTCCAGGGCACGGACATGAAGTACGCCTACCTCCGGCTCGAGGAGAAGGTGAACCTCGTCCGCGCCTCCCTGCCGGACGGCTACGACGTCGCCGTTTCCGCGCCGCTGGACTTCTCGATGGCCGACGAGCAGCTCATGACCCTCCAGGCGCTCGGCGAGGGGGGCGTCGACCGGGTGCGCAGCGTCGTCGAGCAGCGGGTCGTCTCCCGGATCGAGGGGGTCGACGGCGTGGCCGCGGTCGGCGTGGCCGGGGGGAGCGAGGAGGCGGTCGAGATCCTCCTCGACGAGACGGCCTGTCTCGCGGTCGGCGTGACCGCCGCCGACGTCGCCGCGATCGTCAACGGCGGCGGCCCGAGCGACGCATTCGTCGGGCTCGCCGTCGACGGGGCCGAGCGGTGGTTCGTGACGGTCTCCTCGTCGTACGAAGACGTCCGCGACATCGAGGATCTCGTCGTCCGCGGCGAGGGGGACGTCCGCCTCGGGGACATCGCGGAGATCAGGCTCGGGGCGAAGGAGGAGACGAGCATCAGCCGGGTGAACGGCAAGGACGCCGTCACGATCACCGTCACCCGCGAGAGCCAGGTCAACATCATCGACCTGTCCGGGCGCGTCCAGAAGACGATCGGCGAGATCAACCGCGATCTCGCCTCCCTCGGCGTCGAGCTCGCCGTCGAGACGGACGCGGCCGAGGCGATGCGGGAGAACGTCGATCTCGTCGTCCAGCTCGCCGTCGTCGGGGGGCTCTTCGCCGTCCTCGTCCTCTGGATGTTCCTCGGCAACGTCCGGCTCGTCGCCACGATCGCGCTGGCGATCCCCGTGTCCATCCTCGCGGCCTTCAACTTCTTCTACGCCGCCGACATCTCGATCAACCTCTTCACCCTCGTCGGGCTCGCGCTCGTCGTGGGAATGCTGCTCGACAACAGCATCGTCGTCCTCGAGAACATCTACCGGCACCTCTCGTTCAACCGCGGCGACGTGACGGCCGCCGTTGCCGGGGGCACCGGCGAGGTCTGGCGGTCGATCCTCGCCGCCACGCTCACGACCGTCACCGTCTTTCTCACCTTCGTCTTCTCGGAGAGGATGGAGATCCGCCTGCTCGGCACCCACCTCTCCGTCTCGGTCGTCTCCACCCTCCTCGTCTCCCTCGTCGTGGCCCTGCTCCTCGTGCCCGTCGTGACCCACGGCTTCCTCTCGCGCCGCGGCGGCGTCGACCACGCCCGTTTCCGCATCGTCACCAGGCGGAACCGGCTGATGCAGGCCTACACGACGCTCCTCAAGACGGCGCTGCGCCACCCGGCGCGGACGATCGTTCTCGCCGTCGTCGCCTTCTTCTTCTCGCTCGCCCTCGCCATCGGCATGACGGCGGCTTCGGCCCCGGAAGAGGAGCCGAACCAGATCGACGTCTACGTGACGATGCCGGAGGGGACGACGCTCGAGGCCACCGACGCGGCCATCGCCGACGTCGAGCAACGCCTCTCCGATCTCCCCGAGCGGGAACAGCTCCTCACGCGCGTCGAGGCGGGGAGCGCGATGCTGCAGATCGACCTGAAGGAAGGCTACTGGGAGGAGCGGCGCTACACCTACGCGGCCGTCAAGGAGGACGTCAAGAGCCGCACGGACGAGCTGCGGGGCGGCGATGTCTCTATCGGCGAGAATCCCTCGGCCACGGGCTATCACGTGGTCGGCGGGGGAGGCGGCGGCGCGGGGGGCGCCGGGGGTCTTTTGGGCGGAGCGGCGACAACGGAGGAGATCCACGTGGAGGGGGACGATTTCGGCGTGCTGATGAACGTCGCCGAGGATCTCGTCTCCTACCTCGAGGACCTCTCGACCGTCTCGTCTGCCTCGCACGACGCGAGCGAGAACAGCCCCGAGCTGCACCTCTTCTTCGACGACGCCGTCGCCGGCGACCGGAACGTGGCCCTCTCCGGGATCAGGCGGGAGCTCGCGGCCTTCACCGACGAGTACGGCGCCTCGGCCGTCCTCCATCGCGCGGGGGAGCGCATACCGATCGTCATCCGCACGGACGAGGTGGCGGCCGAGGGGGGCTCGGCGGGCAAGACGATCGACGAACTCCGCAGTCTTTCCGTGGCGACCTCGGACGGCGGCACGGTGGAGCTCGGACAGATCGCCCGCTTCGTCTACGCCTTCGGCACGCCGCGGATCAACCGCTTCAACCAGGAGAAGCGCGTCACCGTGCGCTACGACTTCGCCTCGGAGGTCATGCAGTCCCGATCACTCCTCGGCGCGGCTCGCGGCGAGGTGGACGAACTCGTCGCGGGGCTCCGCCTCCCCGACGGCGTCGCCCTCGACATCGTCCACGGCGATCCCGAGTACCGCGAGTTCCTCTTCCTGATTTTCGTCGCCTTCATCCTGATCTACATGATCCTCGCCGCCGTCTTCGAGTCGCTCACCGCCCCGCTCGTCATCCTCTTCACGATCCCCCTCGCCGGCGTCGGGGCCTTCGTCCTGCTCATCCTCACCGGAACCCCCCTCGTCTCGATGTACACGATGACCGGGCTCCTCATCCTCCTCGGCGTCGTCGTCAACAACGGGATCATCCTCATCGACTATACGCGGATACTGCGCGGGCGGGGATACCGCCGCGCCCGCGCGCTCATGACGGCGGGGCAGGCGCGCCTCCGGCCGATCATGATCACGGCGGTGACGACGATCGTCGGCATGATCCCCCTCGCGATGGGGAAGATCGAGCAGGCGACGATCCTCGGCGCTCCCTTCGCGATCACGATCATCGGCGGGCTCGCCTTCGGGACGGTCTTCACGCTCGTCCTCATACCGGTCGCCTACTCGGGGCTCGAGAACACGCTCGAGTGGATGCATCGCCGGGACCGGCGGCTCGTTCTGCTGCAGGCCGTCCTCTTCGCCGGCGGCGTCTGGCTCGCCTGGGCGCGGATCGACTCGCTCCTCTGGCGGATCGCCGCGATCTTCTCCCTGCTCTTCCTCGTGCCGGGATGCACCTGGTTCGTTCTGGCGAGCCTGCGACGGGCGCGGGCCGAGCTCGTTCCCGCGGAAGACGAGGTGGTCGTCAGCG
This genomic window from Candidatus Krumholzibacteriota bacterium contains:
- a CDS encoding efflux RND transporter permease subunit encodes the protein MNRPAAPAARRQPMSIIEGAIRRRTLVAMIFTGAVLLGVVSWRQLPVELIPSMELPMLVVSVSSRASADPETIERQAVLAVEGAIGTLEGIESIETRIRQRSAGIMISYLQGTDMKYAYLRLEEKVNLVRASLPDGYDVAVSAPLDFSMADEQLMTLQALGEGGVDRVRSVVEQRVVSRIEGVDGVAAVGVAGGSEEAVEILLDETACLAVGVTAADVAAIVNGGGPSDAFVGLAVDGAERWFVTVSSSYEDVRDIEDLVVRGEGDVRLGDIAEIRLGAKEETSISRVNGKDAVTITVTRESQVNIIDLSGRVQKTIGEINRDLASLGVELAVETDAAEAMRENVDLVVQLAVVGGLFAVLVLWMFLGNVRLVATIALAIPVSILAAFNFFYAADISINLFTLVGLALVVGMLLDNSIVVLENIYRHLSFNRGDVTAAVAGGTGEVWRSILAATLTTVTVFLTFVFSERMEIRLLGTHLSVSVVSTLLVSLVVALLLVPVVTHGFLSRRGGVDHARFRIVTRRNRLMQAYTTLLKTALRHPARTIVLAVVAFFFSLALAIGMTAASAPEEEPNQIDVYVTMPEGTTLEATDAAIADVEQRLSDLPEREQLLTRVEAGSAMLQIDLKEGYWEERRYTYAAVKEDVKSRTDELRGGDVSIGENPSATGYHVVGGGGGGAGGAGGLLGGAATTEEIHVEGDDFGVLMNVAEDLVSYLEDLSTVSSASHDASENSPELHLFFDDAVAGDRNVALSGIRRELAAFTDEYGASAVLHRAGERIPIVIRTDEVAAEGGSAGKTIDELRSLSVATSDGGTVELGQIARFVYAFGTPRINRFNQEKRVTVRYDFASEVMQSRSLLGAARGEVDELVAGLRLPDGVALDIVHGDPEYREFLFLIFVAFILIYMILAAVFESLTAPLVILFTIPLAGVGAFVLLILTGTPLVSMYTMTGLLILLGVVVNNGIILIDYTRILRGRGYRRARALMTAGQARLRPIMITAVTTIVGMIPLAMGKIEQATILGAPFAITIIGGLAFGTVFTLVLIPVAYSGLENTLEWMHRRDRRLVLLQAVLFAGGVWLAWARIDSLLWRIAAIFSLLFLVPGCTWFVLASLRRARAELVPAEDEVVVSVRNLAKDYERPTRFVREWRKGARIAGENGGGTSTSRIPGGLRWEAPLLAFAAYFVYVYLVSGFWIFLLSHAVWALAWRAWRSIETGLAARSASGERIDRLFRELLLWAFPAANLVFFWTRWESRAAVVFAAVLWFGALGVYALAGRVRSGRVDFDLIVGRFAGIRLAVYRAVWALPLLGRPRRPFRALGGVSMEIGRGMFGLLGPNGAGKTTLMRVVCGILEQSYGKVFINGIDTAERREELQGLIGYLPQEFGTYENMTAREFLDYQAILRGLVDRDARDARVDYVLGAVHMDEHANRRIGAFSGGMKQRIGIAQTLLHLPRILVVDEPTAGLDPRERIRFRNLLVELSRERVVIFSTHIIEDISSSCSLVAVLSEGLLRYLGEPARMTERAEGRVWMVTVPPAEFEALLARHRVVHHMRDGAMVRARVLAGEKPHAAAERARPSLEDAYIWLLRGSGAEGSLPHAGR